The DNA region TTCATCAGCGCGATCTCCTGCGCCATCTTCTTGTTCATCTGGTGGAGCTTCGAAATGGCGATCGAGAAGTGGATGAGGATCAGCAGGATGAAGAGAATCCCGACCAGGAAGAGGAACGAGGGCGGGTAGACGATCCCGACGGCGTGGGCGATGCCGACCAGCCAGTCCTGCTTCAGCGAAAGGACGAGGATCACCGCGCTTCCGAACAGCCAGAGAATGGAGTACTCCTCCCGCAGTTTGCGACGCCGCACCATCTCGAGGATGTAGAGGAGGAGCGCGGCGGAAGCGCCGATGGAAACAACGGTTACCCGGTTCACCCGAATCTCCGGATGCTGTTGATGAGGAAGGAGAGTGTCACCCTTGCCATAATAATCCTATAAACGGCGGTTGAACTCGACTGTTGCCATGAAAGCAATGCATAATCGCGTTCTGGTCGAGTGGGAGTCAGCGGGAACGCTCGCGCATAACTTCCAGCGCTTTTTCCAGGATGATCCGGTCTGACATGTCTTTTTCCCGCATCGCCTGCTTGGTGAGCAGCAATCCTTCGAGATTCACCGTCCGGACCGGGATGCCTTCGAGGTCGACCGTCTCGGAAAATTTCTTCAGCGACTCGTACGTCTCGCCGCACGCGCTCAGCATGATGTCCACAACGAAAGCGTCGGAGACGCGGATGTTCTCCCCTTCTTCGAACCAGGCGGGGTCGATCTCTTTTGCAGCCTGGTCGGGAAGCACCATCAGCGCGTCGATGATCCGTTTTCCCGCCGCCCGGTTTGCCGGAACCAGCACATCGATATCGGTGGTGGCCCGATGGTAGCCGTGCGCGAAAAGCGCGTATCCGCCAATCAGAAGATAGTCGGCATTCTGCGCGTTCAGCGACCGGATCAGCGCCTTGAGGTCGTCAAGGGTCGCAGGACGGCTGTATTCTTCCGTCATGTTCGCTCCAGTGCGATCTTTGCCATTCCCTCGGCCACACAATCCTGCCAGTGGCGGTTGGCGTCTTCGTGCCTGCTGAAATGGTAAACGCCCTTCGGGATGAAGGTCGTGTTACCCGTGGGGAGTTTGTGAATCTCGTCGTTGAACCGGACGCCCTCGATCAGGCGGGCGACTGAGGCCGAGAAGGTGATGGGCCGCTCACGGCGATGGCCTACGGTGCGCATTGAAAACAGTATAGCCCCACAGGCCCCACGAAATCATCCTGGAACCGGCGGCGGGCCCGGAAAAAGGAGCCAATTGCGTGAAAGGGAAGGTAGCATCCAGCCACGGTTCACCCGAATCTCCGGATGCGGTTGATGAGGAAGGAAAGCGTCACCTTCACCATATAGTACACCGCGCGGAACGCGGTGATCGACGATTTTCCCTCCGCCCGGTCGTACATCCGCACGGGGACCTCCAGCGCGCGTGCCTTCAGCCGGTGCATCAGGATGTAGGAGTCCACCTCCGGGTAGTCCGAGGGGTAGTGGTCGGAGTAGAACTCGACCAGGCGGCGGTTGATCGCGAAGAAGCCCGAGGTCGGGTCGGTCACTCGGTACCCGGTGGTCAAGTTGACGAGGAAGCGGAAGAAGCGGATGCCGAAAATGCGGGGAATGCTTCCGCGGTACTCCGTCTCGCCTAAAAAGCGGGAACCGATGACCGCGTCCGCCCGGCCCGCCAGGATCGGCTCGAGGATCTTCGGAATGTCTTCGATCTCGTGCTGTCCGTCCCCGTCGATCCGCACGACGACGTCGTATCCGTGATCCCTGGCGTAGAGGAATCCGGTCTGCACGGCTCCGCCGATCCCGAGGTTGCACGGCAGGTCCAGCACGATCGCCTCCGCCTCCCTCGCGGAGCCGGAGGTCCCGTCCGTCGAACCGTCGTTGACTACGAGCACGTCGTAGGGGAATCGCTCCCGGAGCGAACGGACCAACCCCCCGATCGACCGCTCCTCCTCGTAGGCGGGGAGGACGACCAGGATGCGTGGGGAAGTTCCTTCCATCCGGGGATTCATACCATGAATTTCGTCCGTTGGTACAATAGAAACATGGTGCTCCGGAACGCTTGCGTCACGGATTTTCCGGTCGTATACTACTGATGTAAGATGTAAGTCGGGAGGAGGAGACATGGAAAGCGGCAAGCATCGGACCCAGATCTCCCTTGAGAGATGGCAATACCAGATGCTTCTGGATTTATCACGGACGACGCGCAAGAGTCTTTCGGCCATTGTGCGCGATCTGGTAGAGGAGAAACTCACGAAAACGGTGTCGTCCCGGAAGAAGGATTCCCTGCACGGAATCCTCGGTCTTTCTTCGGGGGACGGCGCGTCGGTCGCGAGGGAGCACGACGATTATCTTTACGGAAGGCGGAGATGAGGCGCATCTTCGTCGACACCGGAGCCTGGTACGCATTGGTGGACAAGAACGACCCTGACCATCCGGTCGCCCGCGGGTTTTTCGAGGCCAACCGGCTTCCTCTTGTGACCACGAACTTCGTGTTCGATGAAACCTTGACCCTGCTCCGAAGACGGTTGGGATGGTCCGTGGCTTGCGAGTTCGGCCGGGGGCTGAAAGGAAGCAGGTTGGCCGCCACCGTTTGCGTGACCGTCGAAGACGAAGATGCGGCGTGGACTATCTTCCGGAAGTTCCGTGACAAGGAATTCAGTTATACGGATTGCACAAGCTTCGCAGTGATGGAACGCCTGAAACTGCGAACGGCGTTCGCCTTCGATCGCCATTTTGCGGCGATGGAATATCAGGTCGAGCCGCCTTTGTAGAAATACGGTACAATTTCACATTTTCAGTCGGTCGAAGGGAGAACCAAACGTGAATCGACTGCAACGGAAGTTCCCGATCCTTCTCCTCGCGGCGGGAATCGCCGGGGGGATGTTCGTCGCGGGGTGCGCGAGCAAGGATGTGCGGCAGGAGACGGTCGCCACGGTGAACGGCGACGCGATCAAGGTCACCGAACTTCGCGAGTTTCTCGGCGTTCCGGCCGGCGTGTTCGCCGTGGTGGACATCCCGGTGGAGAAGAAGAAGGAGGCCCTCGACCAGTTGGTGGCCGTCCGGCTGCTGGCGCAGGACGGGCGCTCCCGCGGGATCGACAACATGGCGGAGTTCAAGGAGATCCTCCAGCGGAACGATTCGCTGGTCCGGATCAAGGCGCTGGTGCGCAAGGAGATCGAGGGGAAGCTCAAGGTGACGGAGAAGGAGATCAAGGCGGAAATCGCCAAGGTCAAGGAGGCGAACCAGGGGATCTCCGATGCGGACGCCGCCACGCGGGCCGTGAAATCGGTCTCCGGGAGCCGGGTCCAGAAGATCCAGGAAGACCTGATCGCCGCCGCGAAGAAGGAGACGACGGCCGCGGTGGACCCGAAGGCGGTGGCCCGGATCGGCAAGGAGGAGAATGTCCCCGACAACGTCGTTCTCGCCTCCGCCGGGGACGAGAAGATCCTTTATGGCGACGTGAAGAAGATCCTCCGTGGCCTGGCGCCGGCCGGCGGCCCGCACGGACAGCCCGATTTTTCGAAGAATCCGGGGATGATCGGAAACATCCTCGATCGGGAACTGACGATGCGGGCTCTCGCGGCGTACGCGAAGAAGCAGGGGGTCGTCGATGGCTCCGACGGGTACAAGTCGATGCGGAAGGAGATGGAGCGGTTCGTCCTTCGAAGCCTGACGCTCGACAACGTCGCCGCGAAAAACGTCGAGGTCACGGACAAGGAGATCGAGGCGGCCTACGCGGAGCACTCCGCGACGATGGTGCGGGACGGGAAGAAAGTCCCGCTGGCCATGGTCAAGGAGCCGATCCGGGCGGCGTTGCGGAACGAAAAGGGGAAGAAGGTGATCGACGCGTACGTGGCGGAGTTGAAGAAGAAGGCGAAGGTCACGGTGAACGACGCCGTTCTCCCCAAGGTTTGAACCGCCGATCCGCTGAACGGGGAGGAAGGAGGGCCGTGCCCGCCTCGATGCATGCACGCCTTCTGGCGTTCGCGGCGATCCTTCCCCTTCTTTCGCTCTCCGCCGGTGCCGTTGCCGCCGAGCGGGAGACGTCCCCCCCCCCCTGGCGATCCGGGGGGGGGAAGGCCCCCGGCTTGCGGAACCGGGGATGATCGCCCCCGATTTCACTGTCCTCGATGTCGAGGGACATCCGTTTCGCCTTTCCGGGGAGGTTTCCGGGAAACCGGTCCTCCTTCTCTTCTGGTCGGTTTTCTGCGACCCGTCCCGCGCCGAAATGGCGAGCCTCCAGAGGGCGCATGACAAGTACGCGGGCAGGGACCTGACCGTCGTCGCCGTTGCGGTGGACGGGGAGCCTCTTCGGAAGACCATCGGGGGATTCGCGCGGCAGGAGGGGTACACCTTCAAGGTCCTGGTCGACGAACTGGACGCGACGGGGGTGTGGAAGGTCGCCGATGCGTACGGCGTGGCGGCGACGCCGACCCTTCTGCTGCTGGAAAAAGGCGGGAAGGTGACGCTCCGCAAGAGGGGGAAGATCCAGGAAGACGAGCTCGAGAGGGCGATTTCCTCCCTCCTGAAAAAATGAGAGAAAGGGAACCGACTCCCCGATGACGACCTCCCCCCGGTTCCTCATTTTCGACGCCGTCGGCGACGCCTGGCCCGCCGTCCGGCTTCCGCAGGTGGCGTTCGCCGGCCGCTCCAACGTCGGGAAGTCGTCCCTCCTGAACGCCCTGGTCGGTCATTCCCGCCTCGCCCGCGTCAGCAACACCCCCGGCCGGACCCGCGGCATCGCCCTGTTCGAGGTGGACGGGAAGTTCGCCTTCGCGGACCTTCCGGGGTACGGGTTCGCGAAAGTCTCCCGATCCGAGCGGGAAGCGTGGAAAGGGCTGGTGGAGGGATACCTCGAAACGTGCGGGTTCCTGCGGCGCGTCTACGTGCTGGTCGATGTCCGGCGCGGCCCGGAAGAGGAGGAGCGGCAGCTGGCGGCGTTCCTCGCCGCGCGGGGTGTGCCGTACCGCTGGGTGGGGACGAAGGCGGACAAGCTCTCCGCCCGCGAAAAGGTGGTGGCGGCCGCCCGGTTCGACGGCGAGCCGTGGCTTGCCGGCGGCGGACCGGCGCTGATGACGTCCGCGCGGACGAAGGCGGGGATCGACCTGCTCTGGCGGGACGTCCGGGCCGCTTTTTCCGCTTGATTCACGGCGGGTG from Deltaproteobacteria bacterium CG2_30_66_27 includes:
- a CDS encoding glycosyl transferase family 2; its protein translation is MEGTSPRILVVLPAYEEERSIGGLVRSLRERFPYDVLVVNDGSTDGTSGSAREAEAIVLDLPCNLGIGGAVQTGFLYARDHGYDVVVRIDGDGQHEIEDIPKILEPILAGRADAVIGSRFLGETEYRGSIPRIFGIRFFRFLVNLTTGYRVTDPTSGFFAINRRLVEFYSDHYPSDYPEVDSYILMHRLKARALEVPVRMYDRAEGKSSITAFRAVYYMVKVTLSFLINRIRRFG
- a CDS encoding ribosome biogenesis GTP-binding protein YsxC, whose protein sequence is MTTSPRFLIFDAVGDAWPAVRLPQVAFAGRSNVGKSSLLNALVGHSRLARVSNTPGRTRGIALFEVDGKFAFADLPGYGFAKVSRSEREAWKGLVEGYLETCGFLRRVYVLVDVRRGPEEEERQLAAFLAARGVPYRWVGTKADKLSAREKVVAAARFDGEPWLAGGGPALMTSARTKAGIDLLWRDVRAAFSA